In a single window of the Natronorubrum halophilum genome:
- a CDS encoding pyridoxal phosphate-dependent aminotransferase produces the protein MTEFANRVEQVSISGIREVFEAAGDDAINLGLGQPDFPTPAHARRGAIEAIESGLTDAYTSNKGTLSLREAISTKYDRDYGLEIDPEDVIATSGGSEALHLVLQAHVDPGQEVIFPDPGFVSYDALTHIADGTPKPVGLRDDLTLDPATVEDAITDDTAVFVVNSPANPTGAVQSEADIREFARIADEHDVLCISDEVYEHIVFEGEHRSPLEFAETDNVVVVSACSKTYSMTGWRLGWVAGSNRRVERMLRVHQYGQACASAPAQYAAEAALTGPQEPVREMVDAFEERRDVVVDGLEDAGLEVPTPSGAFYVMPEVPEGWCDKVLERGVVVVPGDAFGANGEGYARLSYATGTEVLKEALEIIDDATRAVR, from the coding sequence ATGACCGAGTTCGCAAATCGGGTCGAGCAGGTGTCGATCAGCGGCATTCGAGAAGTGTTCGAGGCCGCGGGCGACGACGCGATCAACCTGGGGCTGGGCCAGCCGGATTTCCCGACGCCGGCCCACGCCCGCCGCGGCGCGATCGAGGCGATCGAGTCCGGGCTGACCGACGCCTACACGTCGAACAAGGGCACCCTGAGCCTTCGGGAGGCTATCTCGACGAAGTACGACCGCGACTACGGTCTCGAGATCGATCCCGAGGACGTCATCGCCACGTCGGGCGGGAGCGAGGCGCTCCACCTCGTCCTGCAGGCCCACGTCGATCCGGGCCAGGAAGTGATCTTCCCGGATCCGGGCTTCGTCTCCTACGATGCGCTGACCCACATCGCCGACGGGACGCCAAAACCCGTCGGGCTACGGGACGACCTCACGCTCGATCCGGCGACCGTCGAGGACGCCATCACCGACGACACCGCCGTCTTCGTCGTCAACAGCCCCGCCAACCCGACCGGTGCGGTTCAGAGCGAGGCGGACATTCGGGAGTTCGCCCGCATCGCCGACGAGCACGACGTCCTCTGTATCTCCGACGAAGTCTACGAGCACATCGTCTTCGAGGGCGAACACCGGTCGCCCCTCGAGTTCGCCGAGACGGACAACGTGGTCGTCGTCAGCGCCTGCTCGAAAACCTACTCGATGACCGGCTGGCGACTGGGCTGGGTCGCCGGCTCCAATCGGCGCGTCGAGCGCATGCTTCGGGTCCACCAGTACGGACAGGCCTGCGCCTCCGCGCCCGCACAGTACGCCGCCGAGGCCGCGCTGACGGGGCCACAAGAGCCCGTTCGGGAGATGGTCGACGCCTTCGAGGAACGTCGTGACGTCGTCGTGGACGGACTCGAGGACGCCGGTCTCGAGGTGCCGACGCCGTCGGGCGCGTTCTACGTGATGCCCGAGGTTCCGGAGGGGTGGTGCGATAAAGTGCTCGAGCGGGGCGTCGTCGTCGTCCCCGGCGACGCGTTCGGCGCGAACGGCGAGGGGTACGCACGGCTGTCGTACGCGACGGGGACGGAAGTGTTGAAAGAGGCCCTCGAGATCATCGACGACGCGACGCGAGCGGTTCGATAG